In a single window of the Saccharothrix australiensis genome:
- a CDS encoding TetR/AcrR family transcriptional regulator: MPKQVDHRERRETIARALWRVVEQRGVTQLTMRVVAQEAGMSLGQLQHYFDSRTAMLSFAMDFASEQTSVRVQQGLEKLGDRPHPRDVLRLALAEMLPLHADARATSRMSAAYVLEALHDETLREQARHGLARGRALVEQVVRQAIADGHIDSGCDPATETNLLLALTGFTSLIELDVIEPRDALAAIDVHLDRLFRSA; the protein is encoded by the coding sequence ATGCCGAAACAGGTGGACCACCGCGAACGCCGCGAAACGATCGCCCGCGCGCTGTGGCGGGTGGTGGAGCAGCGCGGCGTCACCCAGCTCACGATGCGCGTGGTGGCACAGGAGGCGGGCATGTCACTCGGACAGTTGCAGCACTACTTCGACTCCCGGACCGCCATGCTCTCCTTCGCCATGGATTTCGCGTCCGAGCAGACCTCGGTGCGCGTACAGCAGGGGCTCGAAAAACTCGGTGACCGTCCGCACCCCCGTGACGTGCTGCGACTGGCGCTCGCGGAAATGCTCCCGCTGCACGCCGACGCCCGCGCGACCAGCCGGATGAGCGCCGCCTACGTCCTGGAGGCGCTGCACGACGAGACCTTGCGCGAGCAGGCGCGCCACGGCCTCGCCCGAGGACGGGCCCTCGTCGAGCAAGTGGTCCGCCAGGCGATCGCCGACGGGCACATCGACTCCGGCTGCGACCCGGCGACCGAGACCAACCTGCTGCTCGCCCTCACCGGCTTCACCTCCTTGATCGAACTCGACGTGATCGAGCCCCGGGACGCGCTCGCCGCGATCGACGTGCATCTGGACCGGCTGTTCAGGAGTGCGTGA